From the Kogia breviceps isolate mKogBre1 chromosome 3, mKogBre1 haplotype 1, whole genome shotgun sequence genome, one window contains:
- the GPX2 gene encoding glutathione peroxidase 2, with the protein MAYIAKSFYDLSAISLDGDKVDFNTFRGRAVLIENVASLUGTTTRDFTQLNELQCRFPRRLVVLGFPCNQFGHQENCQNEEILNSLKYVRPGGGFQPTFTLIQKCDVNGQNEHPVFTYLKDKLPYPYDDPFSLMTDPKFIIWSPVHRSDVSWNFEKFLIGPEGEPFRRYSRTFPTINIEPDIKRLLKVAI; encoded by the exons ATGGCTTACATCGCCAAGTCCTTCTACGACCTCAGTGCTATCAGCCTGGATGGCGACAAGGTAGATTTCAATACATTCCGAGGCAGGGCAGTGCTGATTGAGAACGTGGCCTCGCTCTGAGGCACAACCACCCGGGACTTCACCCAACTCAACGAGCTGCAATGCCGCTTTCCCAGGCGCCTGGTGGTTCTTGGCTTCCCTTGCAACCAATTTGGACATCAG GAGAACTGTCAGAATGAGGAGATCCTGAATAGCCTCAAGTATGTCCGCCCTGGGGGTGGATTCCAGCCCACCTTTACCCTTATCCAAAAGTGTGATGTGAATGGTCAGAATGAGCATCCTGTCTTCACCTACCTGAAGGATAAGCTCCCCTACCCTTACGACGACCCGTTTTCCCTCATGACCGATCCCAAGTTCATCATTTGGAGCCCTGTGCACCGCTCAGACGTGTCTTGGAACTTTGAGAAGTTCCTCATCGGGCCAGAGGGGGAGCCCTTCCGACGCTACAGCCGCACCTTCCCGACCATCAACATCGAGCCCGACATCAAGCGCCTCCTCAAAGTTGCCATATAA
- the RAB15 gene encoding ras-related protein Rab-15 isoform X3, translated as MKTIEVDGIKVRIQIWDTAGQERYQTITKQYYRRAQGIFLVYDISSERSYQHIMKWVSDVDEYAPEGVQKILIGNKADEEQKRQVGREQGQQLAKEYGMDFYETSACTNLNIKESFTRLTELVLQAHRKELEGLRTPASNELALAELEEDEGKPEGLENSSKTCWC; from the exons GGACACAGCGGGGCAGGAGAGATATCAGACCATCACAAAGCAGTACTATCGACGGGCCCAG ggAATATTTTTAGTCTACGACATTAGCAGCGAGCGCTCTTACCAGCACATCATGAAGTGGGTCAGTGATGTGGATGAG TATGCACCAGAAGGTGTCCAGAAGATCCTTATAGGGAATAAGGCTGATGAAGAGCAGAAACGGCAGGTGGGGAGAGAGCAAGGGCAGCAG CTGGCTAAAGAGTATGGCATGGACTTCTATGAAACAAGTGCCTGCACCAACCTCAACATTAAAGAG TCCTTCACGCGCCTGACCGAGCTGGTGctgcaggcccacaggaaggagcTGGAAGGTCTGCGGACACCCGCCAGCAATGAGTTGGCCCTGGCGGAGCTAGAGGAGGATGAGGGCAAACCCGAGGGCCTGGAGAACTCTTCGAAAACCTGCTGGTGCTGA